The DNA region ACCAGCCCCTACTGCCTCGCCGTCGAGTGGCCTGAGAAAATTCCCAGTTGGATTCCCTGCGACGCTTTCCACCTCACCCTCGGCATCGCCCCCGACAACCAGCACACCCTAAAGCTCGCCTGAGACTCCAAGCACCGCTGCACGTTCATGCGGCGGTCCCCTCCGCTGGAGGGACGACCTCCGTGTCGTCCAGTCTGCTTCCAATGCAGAGCCTGCGCTTGCGCAGCCCCTTCATAGCTCGTCCCGCCCATCCACAAAAAAGGCGCGGCGAAAAAAATCGCCGCGCCTCTCGCGCAAAAAACTTACTCCGTCTTCGGAGCTTCTGCTTCCGGCGGTGCTTCCTCGGTTGCAGGTGCCGCAACTTCCGTCTCAGCAGAATCTGCTACCGGAGCGGCTGACTCCGCCGTCGGGATCGGCGGGGTGGTCTGCGGAGCTTCCGGGAAGTTCTCCGGATCGTGCTCGGACTTTTCGACCTCGTTCTTGCGAGCCTCGGTCATCGGCGGCGCGGCAAAGAGACGGCCATCGATGAACTCGGTCACATAACCTTCGGTCACCAGCCAGCGGAGATCGCCATTGAGGCGGTTCAACTTGGACTGATCTTCTGCCGTGAGCGCCGAGCCCTGGCCCTGCGCAAACGGAGCGATCGAGCCACTCGTCGCGATCACCGGCTGCGCACCCTCGGCGGCAGGTGCCGCATCAGCCGCAGGAGCGCTTTCGGCAACCGGAGCTGCTGCGACCGGCGCTGCCACCGGAGGCTGGATGCCCGCAAACTTCACCGGCAGCTCGCTGGCCTTCACCATCGGGTGCGCTTCGATGAACGAGATGAGCGCGCCGATCGTGTCGGAGAACGTCTGGCCTGGGACGCGGAATTTCCGTTTCACCGCACAGACATAGGAAATGCCCTTGGAGCCCTTCTTGAAGATCGTGAACCCTTCGCGACGCAGACGACCGCGCAGCGCGTTCGCCGTATCGAGTGGGAAACGGCGCTGGCGCTCCGCCGTGCCTTCGATGGCGCGGCGCAGTTCGCCCTGCGGCAGTTGCTCGATGAGTTTGCCGTGGAAACGGGCATTCTCGACCGGCTTCACGACCTTGTCTTTGGCATTCGCGAGCAGGTAGCTGCGCGCGTCATCGAGTGAATCAAAGGTCAGCGGCGTGGTACCTTCGGGGGCATTCTTCCACGTGTAGCGCGTGACCTTTTTCATCTTCTCCAGCCACTGGTTGACGACCTCCGGATCGCGCACCGTCTCGATGCGCGACTTGTAAGCGTCGAATGACATCCGCGAGCCCTTGGCCGCATGATGCTGCTGCACGATCTGATTGTAGCGGTGATAATTCGGTGGCCCGAGCAATTCGCCCGTGAGCCCGCACTTGTTGATCACTTGATAGCTGCCCTTCGGCGGATCGATTTCGACCTCGGCCGAATCAAAAAACACGCCGAGATGCTTGCTCAGCACATGGGCGATGGCGGCTTCTTCGGACTCGAACGGCAGGCCGTCGGGCATCGAAATCGCCAGTGGCGCGAGTTTACCAGCGGTACCTTCAGCGGCGCCTTGCGGGCCGTTACCTTCAGGAGCCTTGCGCTGGATCACAGCCACGTAGCGGTCGTTCTTGCCGACGATCACCTTGGCAATCTCGAACAACTCATACGTGCGGCACGAGGTGCGGATAGCTTTGGCCAGCGCCGTGAACCCGGTGTCTTCCGGATAGAAAGTAACGTTGAAAAACGGGCTGATGTACGGACCGCGATCGCGTTCCTGGCCGCCATCACGCGCATCGCGGAAACCGCCTTCGCGAGGGCCACCCTGGCCACCGTAACGCGGACCACCACCGCGGTATTCACCGCGTTCGCCGCCACCGGGACCGCCTGGGCCGCCGCGGAAATCGCGACGCTGGCCACCTGAGTAACCGCCAGCACCTGGACCACGTGACGGCGCACCGCCACCGGAGTCGGGACGTGGTGCGCCTTCGCCACCACCGCCTGCCGGAGCATCCGTACCGGGGCCCGCTGGTTTGCGGAAGGCACGGCGATCACGGCGGATTTCTCCACCGGGTGCGCCACCACCGGGACCGTCACGGCGTCCTTCACCTTCGTCTCTACGACGGGGACGCTCATCGCCACGCGCGTCGCGCGGGGACGATTTGTCCTGAGTCCACAGGGTGCCGAAGCTGAACCCCTGGAGTTGAGTGAGATCGAGTTTGTTGAAATCCTTGGGAGGATTTTCTGAGGGAGCGTTGTCGTCCATGACTGACAGGGTGCAAAGCGAGATGTGTTACCCGCGGAAGTGTCTACAAGAAGGGTGCCTAATTGAACCGATGAGCCGGGTCAGCTTCACCGGGCGTATCCGGGTGGCAAGCGCGATTTGCCCCGGGAAACCCCGGTTGATGCCCAGCCCTTCAAAGAGGTCTGAGGTCTATCTTCAGCCTGGAGGGCGCTGCTTCGTCAGCGCCGCAAATGCCGGGAATGTGGTGGCATTTGGAAAGCGGCGGCGAAGAAGCGCCGCCCTCCAGTATGAAAAAAGCGCGGGCAACTGGTCATGCCCGCGCCAAGTAGAAATGAGAGCCGTTGAGGCTGCTATGAACCGTTTCGTTACTTCCGCAGACCCGTTTCGCGCATGAGGCGGGCGGTTTCGCGGTAGGCTTCTTCGACCCAGTCGACGATCTTCGAAGGGTCGGGAGAATATTCGAGTTCGATCGAGATCGTGCCGTCGATGGCGAGCTCTTTGATCGCCTGGAGGTACGGCGCGAATTTCACCACACCGCGGCCGGGAGGAAGGTCTCCGTGGACCTTGCCGTCGCAATCGCTGATGTGCACGTGGATCGCCTTGCCCTTCAGCTTCGCGACATCGAGCGGGCTGGTGTCGGCGAGGACGAGATGGCTGACGTCGATGTTCGCACGGATGCGGGGATGATTACAGTCGTCCACAAAACGGACCATCTCGTGAATGCTGTTCAGCAAACTCAGACGGAACGGCTCCAGCTCGAGCGCGATGTCGATACCCTTCGTGTCGGCGTAGTCGCCGAGGATTTTGCACGTCTCGACGGCCCAGCCCCACTGCGCGGCGGGCGGGATGACTTCGCGCTGCCAGATGTATTCGCCGAGAACCAGCAGGATGTTTTTCGCGCCAAACTCGGCCGCGAGATCGATGGTCTTCTTGCAACGGGCGACATGGAAATCGCGGACCGGATCATTGAAATCGACGAGCCCGGTGGCGACGACGACGAGGGAGATGATCGGGAGTTTTTCCTGCTCACAGGTGCGCGCGATGATCTTTTTCTCCTCGGCGGTGATGGTCATGGCTTCGGCGAAAAGATCGACCGAATCGAAGCCGATGCGGGCGATGTGCTTGAGGCCGGTGGCGGTATCCACGCCGGCCTGACCGAACGCGCTGTTGATGATGCCTAGTTTCATGTGCGGTGTGTGTTGGGTTGGGAGTTTTGGGTTATTTCTTCGGGGAAAGGATTTCACTCGGCGCGACGGCGCGGTGCTCGGCGGCGCTGACGTAAGCGGCTTCGACGAGCGCCATGGTCTTGAGGTTGTCGCGGCCGCTGATGGCGGGTTCGCGTTTGGTTTCGAGCGCGATAAGAAGCTGGCCCATCGTTCCGGCGAAGGCGTCGGGGAACCAGCTCTCCTGCCAGGTCGGCGCGGTGAAGGACTTGTCGCCTTTCGCGGCGTAGCGGATCGACGACGGGCTCGTGTAAGGATCTTTGCACCAGCCGATGTCGCCCATCGCGAGGCCGTTGAGGCCTTCGATGCGCCACTGGATGCTGATGTCTGACGGGCAGCCTTCTTTCGCCGGACCAGTCCAGATGTCGTCGATCACGACGCAGCGAAGTCCGTTGGCGTATTCGAGAATGTAGGAGCAGATGCCGTCGGTGTGTTCGAATTTCGTGCGCGGGTCGGAGCGCGTGCTGCAATAAATCCGCTCTGGATCGCCGAACCAATAGCGCAGGCAGTCGATGTGGTGGATCGACATGATGCGGAGCGTGACCCAGCCGAGTTCCTCCTGCCAGGGCATCAAGTGCGGGACGCCGCGCATATCGATCGTCGCGAAAACGGGCGCGCCGATCGTGCCGTTTTCGAGGAGCGTTTTGCCCGCGCGCACCGACTGGTCGTAGCGCATGTTTTGGTTCACCGCGAGAGTGACGCCCGCCTGCTCGCAGAGGCGCACGGCCTCGGCGGCCTCAGCGAAATTTTTGCCGAGCGGTTTCTGCGCGAGGATGCCTTTGACGGTTTTGCGCGCGCACGCGGCCTTGATCAGTTCGAGCTGATTTTGCGGCGGCACGGCGATGTCGAGCACCTCGATCGTGGGATCGTTGAGGAGCTGCTCGTAGGTGTCGTAGACTTTCGCGATGTTGTGACGCGCGGCGGTTTTAGCGGCGTTTTCGCGGGTGCGTGAGGCGATTGCGACCGGGTTGAAACCGGCTTTGCGGTAGCTCACGAGGTGGCAGTCGCTGACGATGAAACCGCTGCCGACGATACCGATGCGGTAATCTTTTTTGGCGGGCGGCGTGGGCGTGATTTTGAGGTCCATGAGTAATGCTAAGAAAGTGAACTGGCGACCGCCCGGAAACGGGGTGAGCGGTCGCGTCGGATCAGGGAACGCTGCGCTTACTTCTCGACTGAGAAACTATGCACGGTCGTCTGGCGGTAAGTTTCGCCGGGGCGGAGCGTGATGTTGCCGAGGTGCGGAGCGTTGATCGAGTTGGGGTAACGCTGGCACTCGAGGCAGAGCGCGCCGTGCTTTTCGTAGCGTTTGCCCGCTTTGCCGACGAACGAATCGTCGAGCGACGAACTGCTGTAGAACTGCACGCACGGCTCAGTCGTCGTGATTTCCAAAACGCGTCCACTGCGCGGCTCGACCAAACGCGCGGCTGGCGTAAGCTTCGCACCGGCGCCGGTGGATTGAGTGCGGAGAAAATAATTATCGCCGTGGTTATTCCACAGACCGGGCAAGGCGTCGCCGACGCGCTTGGGCTTCGTGAAGTCGTTGGCTTTTCCCGCGACGGCTTCGCGGCGATCGATGAGCGTCATCGCTTCACCGCACGGCGCGATTTCGTCGGAGAAAATTTGCAGCACGTGGTCGTCGACGCGGCCGCTGCCCTCGCCCGCGAGATTGAAATACGCATGATTGGTCAGGCTGAGCAGCGTGGCTTTGTCGGTCGTCGCCTCGTACTCGATCGTGAGTTCGTTGGCTTCGGTGACGACGTAGGTGACGGCGATGCGGACGTTGCCGGGATAACCTTCTTCGCCGTCGGGGCTGAGGTAGCTGAGGCGGAGCGCGTCGGAGCCGCTGCTGTGTTTCACAATCTCGGCGGACCAGACGCGTTTGTCCAAACCGGTGTTGCCGCCGTGGAGGTGATTCGGGGCGTTGTTGATCGCGAGGCTGTAGGATTTGCCGTCGAGCGTGAACTTCCCGCTCGTGAGGCGGCCTGCGATGCGGCCGGTGATGCAACCGAAGTAAGGATGACCTTCCAGGTATTTTTCGAGGCTCGAAAAACCGAGGACGATGTCGGCGCTCTTTCCCGCCCGATCCAGCGTATGCAGCTCGGTGATGATGCCGCCGTAGGTGATGACCTTGGCGGAGAGGCCGCGGGAATTGGAGAGCGTGTACTCGTCGACGACTTCGCCGGAGGGTAGCTGGCCGAAATTTTTCTTGGTGATCATGAACGTTGTTTGGCTTGTTCGAAACATTCGCGGGCGATGCGCGCGTAAACGAGCGCCTGCGCGTAGCGGTCGGACTCTTCGCGGAGAGTGCCGTCGGGCTGCGTGAATTTGCGGCCGTAATAAATCGCAGGCGACAGAATCTCCGGCGCCAGGACGAGGTAGTCGCCGGGCTTCGCGGACTTCAGGAAACCGGTCATGGCGTGCGTCCACATGGCGCGATAGTGCGCGAGGAAATCGCACATGCCAAAAGCCTGCGGCACCGGCGGTTTTCCGTCGGCGATATCGACCTGCATGCACGAGGTATTGCCGATGCGCCCGTGCATGAAACTGACGCGGTCAAAGATCGGCTGCATTGCGCGCCACTTGGCTTCGATGTCGCCGTAGGCGAGTTCCTGGCCGGTGTAGTAATGACTGAAGTCGCCGTTGAAGCGGACGGCGGGAACGCGCTTCGTGAGCTGGATCGTGCGCCAGACATCTTGCGTGATCGTGGCGCGGTGCGTCTCGATATAGAGAGGGAAATTCAACTCGTCCGATGCTTCGACGGTGGCGCGCACAAGGGCGTCCATCTGCGCGTCGTCTTCGAAACCGGTGCCGACGTGCGCGGTGGCGGCATCGTGGCCCGCGTCTTTCATTTTCTTCGCGAACTCCTTCGCCTCAGCGACGGAGTCGATGCGACCGCTTCCGGCGGAGCCGATGCCTGCGGCGCGGCAGTCGGCGGCACTGCCGTCTTGCGCGCCTTCGAAGCCGTCCTTCTTGAGGAAGGCCATTGCTTCGACGCCTTTCAGCTTCGGCCAGATCGAGTGCGCGGGAAGATCGGTGAGCGTGCCGAGGTTCAGGTAGACTTTGAGACGCGGCGGCTGGTTCGAGCCGTCGTTGAGATTTTTAGGCATGAGTGTGCGTTCCCGCGGGAAAAATTAAAATTCGTCGAACGCGATCTGGTTTTGCGGGACTTCGAACTGACGCAGCATCGCCGTCGTGGCCTTGATCATCACGGGCGGGCCGCAGAGGTAGAAGTCCACGCCCTTCGGCGATGGGTGTTTGTCCAGCAACTCGGCCTTCACGACGTCGTGGATGAAGCCGGTGAACGACGTCCAGTTGTCCTCCGGCTGCGCTTCCGAGAGCGCGACGTGGAAGGTGAAATTGGGGAAACGCTTTTCGAGATCGCGGAAGTAATCGGCGTAGAAAACTTCCTGCAGCGAACGCGCGCCGTACCAGAAACTGATGCGACGATCGGTCCCGTGCGTCTCGAGCAAGTGCGAGATGTGCGAGCGGAGCGGAGCCATGCCCGCGCCGCCGCCGATGTAAACCATCTCGCGGTCGTTGTGCTTGATGTGAAACTCGCCGAACGGGCCGATCGCGGTGACTTCGTCGCCGGGCTTGAGGCGGTGCACGTAGGCGGAACCGGCTCCGGCGTTGCAGGCCTGGCCGCGGGGCGGCGTGGCAATGCGGACGTTGAAGCGGAGCTGTTTGTCGGTCGCGGGATTGGTCGCGAGCGAGTAGTTACGGCGGATCGGCACTTCGTTTTCGCTGCGGAAATCGAAGACGTGCTGCGCTTCCCAGACGTCGGAGAACGGCTTGTTTACGGCGATCTCGCGGAACTTGATTTCCGGATACGCGGGGATGTCCAGCTGCATGTAGTCGCCCGGCTGGTAATTGATCACCGTGGTCGGATCGATGGGCTCGAGGACGAGTTCTTTGATGAAGGTAGCGACGTTGTTATTGCTCACCACGCGGAACCGGTAGGTCTTCTGCGTGGTGGGCGCGGCGCTTTCGTTCGCGGCGAGGCGGAGGAAGATTTTCCCAGCGGTCTCGCGCACGGGATAAGTCTGGAGCGCGATGCAGACGGGTTTGCGCTGCGGTGAGCCGTCGGTGACGTCGAAGCGGCCGTTGTGCTTCGGGCACTCGACGAGTTTTCCCTTCACGAGGCCGTCGGCGAGGTGCGTGTTGCCGTGCGTGCAAATGCCGTCGGTCGCGTACACGGCGTCGTCGGCGAGGCGGTAGATCGCGTAGGTGCGCTTCGCGTGGTCGAAGCGGATTACGTCTTCTTTCCCGAGGATCGCGCTGTCGCAAACCTCGATCCAGCCATTGACGACCGGGCGGTTGGCCGAGGTGATCGCGGGGGCGACTTGGGAAACTTCCTTGCGGTCAGTAGGCGTCGGGATGACGCGCTTCACGTGGTACGCGGGATCTTTTCGCTGGCGGAGCACGGCCGGGATGATTTCGCGCCAGGCGTCGTAGAGTCCCGAATACGGCGTGGGCGTGTCGTCTTTGATGATCTCGTGGAGCTTCGGCAGCTGGTGATACGGCACGAGCGGGAACATGTGATGCTCAAGGTGGAAATTCATGTTCCAGTAGAAAAACCGGTTGATGAAATTCATGCGCACCGTGCGGCAGTTGAGGCGGTGATCGAGGACGTTTTCCGCGAGGCCGGTGTGTTGCGTGAGTCCGTAGACGAGCATGAGCCACGCGCCCCAGAGATTGGGCAGGCCGACGTACATGAGCGGCAGGAACGTGCGGTAATAAATCGCGAAGCCGAGCGCGGTGCCGTAGATCACGACGTAGACGCGCGCCTTCCAGAACACTTTCGAGTGCTCCGATTCGGGGATGTACGTGAGCTCCTCGGGCGTGAGTTTGCCGGTGCAGTGGAGGAGGACGTTCTTCGCGTAGTTGGGAAACGTTTTGATGTTAAAGAACGCCATCCCGAGTCCCACGAGATCCGGCGGACGCGGCACGGCGATCTCGGGATCGCGGCCGACGATGATCGTGTCGCTGTGGTGGCGTGTGTGACTCCAGCGCCACGGCGTCGATTCGCGCAGCACCATGAACGACGCGACCTCGTAGAGCGCGTTGTTCATCCAGTCGGTTTTGAACGCTGTGCCGTGGCTCGACTCGTGCCAGCGCGAGTCGGACGTCGACGCGTAGAGCACGCTGTAGAGGCCGAACGGGATGATCGCCCACCAGCTGCCCCACCAATAAAAACCCCACACGCCCGCCGCGATGATCAGCGAAAACCAGATGATCGTGTCGCGGATCGCGGGGCCGTCCTTGCGCTGCAGCAGCTCGCGCATCTTGGCCTTGGGAACGGGCGACGCATACCAAGTCGCCTCGGCCAGCCCTTTCTCAATCGCCAGCGCAGAGTCTTTGCCCACGAGGCTGTAATCGCTGAGTTCAATCTTACTCATGAGTTAAACAGGGGAAGGTCCAAGCGGGGTGAGTTGGACGGGGAATTGCGCGATAGAAAGCGGTGGCATTTTCGCGCGCGTCAAACCTGCAAAGGCAGATTCATGAAAAAAGTCGGCGAAGAGCTCTAATTCATGAAATAGAAATTAACTCCCAGCCGAAACGCACACTCACTGGCCATGAAATAAAGTCAGCTAGGCTTGAAAGACCACTAACTAACCGTGCCACATTGTTGAGCTACAAAGCCCCAAAATCACCGGTGAGCCAATCAGTGATAGCATCC from Nibricoccus aquaticus includes:
- a CDS encoding Gfo/Idh/MocA family protein; translation: MDLKITPTPPAKKDYRIGIVGSGFIVSDCHLVSYRKAGFNPVAIASRTRENAAKTAARHNIAKVYDTYEQLLNDPTIEVLDIAVPPQNQLELIKAACARKTVKGILAQKPLGKNFAEAAEAVRLCEQAGVTLAVNQNMRYDQSVRAGKTLLENGTIGAPVFATIDMRGVPHLMPWQEELGWVTLRIMSIHHIDCLRYWFGDPERIYCSTRSDPRTKFEHTDGICSYILEYANGLRCVVIDDIWTGPAKEGCPSDISIQWRIEGLNGLAMGDIGWCKDPYTSPSSIRYAAKGDKSFTAPTWQESWFPDAFAGTMGQLLIALETKREPAISGRDNLKTMALVEAAYVSAAEHRAVAPSEILSPKK
- a CDS encoding aldose epimerase family protein; the protein is MITKKNFGQLPSGEVVDEYTLSNSRGLSAKVITYGGIITELHTLDRAGKSADIVLGFSSLEKYLEGHPYFGCITGRIAGRLTSGKFTLDGKSYSLAINNAPNHLHGGNTGLDKRVWSAEIVKHSSGSDALRLSYLSPDGEEGYPGNVRIAVTYVVTEANELTIEYEATTDKATLLSLTNHAYFNLAGEGSGRVDDHVLQIFSDEIAPCGEAMTLIDRREAVAGKANDFTKPKRVGDALPGLWNNHGDNYFLRTQSTGAGAKLTPAARLVEPRSGRVLEITTTEPCVQFYSSSSLDDSFVGKAGKRYEKHGALCLECQRYPNSINAPHLGNITLRPGETYRQTTVHSFSVEK
- the nqrF gene encoding NADH:ubiquinone reductase (Na(+)-transporting) subunit F, producing the protein MSKIELSDYSLVGKDSALAIEKGLAEATWYASPVPKAKMRELLQRKDGPAIRDTIIWFSLIIAAGVWGFYWWGSWWAIIPFGLYSVLYASTSDSRWHESSHGTAFKTDWMNNALYEVASFMVLRESTPWRWSHTRHHSDTIIVGRDPEIAVPRPPDLVGLGMAFFNIKTFPNYAKNVLLHCTGKLTPEELTYIPESEHSKVFWKARVYVVIYGTALGFAIYYRTFLPLMYVGLPNLWGAWLMLVYGLTQHTGLAENVLDHRLNCRTVRMNFINRFFYWNMNFHLEHHMFPLVPYHQLPKLHEIIKDDTPTPYSGLYDAWREIIPAVLRQRKDPAYHVKRVIPTPTDRKEVSQVAPAITSANRPVVNGWIEVCDSAILGKEDVIRFDHAKRTYAIYRLADDAVYATDGICTHGNTHLADGLVKGKLVECPKHNGRFDVTDGSPQRKPVCIALQTYPVRETAGKIFLRLAANESAAPTTQKTYRFRVVSNNNVATFIKELVLEPIDPTTVINYQPGDYMQLDIPAYPEIKFREIAVNKPFSDVWEAQHVFDFRSENEVPIRRNYSLATNPATDKQLRFNVRIATPPRGQACNAGAGSAYVHRLKPGDEVTAIGPFGEFHIKHNDREMVYIGGGAGMAPLRSHISHLLETHGTDRRISFWYGARSLQEVFYADYFRDLEKRFPNFTFHVALSEAQPEDNWTSFTGFIHDVVKAELLDKHPSPKGVDFYLCGPPVMIKATTAMLRQFEVPQNQIAFDEF
- a CDS encoding sugar phosphate isomerase/epimerase family protein, yielding MKLGIINSAFGQAGVDTATGLKHIARIGFDSVDLFAEAMTITAEEKKIIARTCEQEKLPIISLVVVATGLVDFNDPVRDFHVARCKKTIDLAAEFGAKNILLVLGEYIWQREVIPPAAQWGWAVETCKILGDYADTKGIDIALELEPFRLSLLNSIHEMVRFVDDCNHPRIRANIDVSHLVLADTSPLDVAKLKGKAIHVHISDCDGKVHGDLPPGRGVVKFAPYLQAIKELAIDGTISIELEYSPDPSKIVDWVEEAYRETARLMRETGLRK